From the genome of Athalia rosae chromosome 3, iyAthRosa1.1, whole genome shotgun sequence:
GAAGGACAAAGCGTACCTCACGACGCCTAGGATGCGCACGGGGGTGCCGGTCAGCCTCTCCGTGATTTCGGCGGCACCCGAAAATCCCCGCAACGCTCCGGAGTTGGTTCCTTATCCGAACTGGGAGATGCAAACTCTGGGCGATTGCGATGCCTTCCAATTCGTCCAGGCTGTGGAGATCGATCCGCGTGGCAGAATGTGGGTCCTCGATAACGGGAGGACGAACACAATGGGGTTGACTCCAGTGGCGAAATGTCCACCTCGCCTCGTCattttggacttgaaaaataacgGCGCTGTACTTCGAACTCACGTTTTTCCGAAAAACGTTGTCGCTTACCTCACCGTGCTTCTCGACGACCTAGTTCTCGACCATCGAAACGGCGGCATGGCTTTTATCGCGGACGCCGACAGCGTGGATCCCGGAATCGTTGTTTATTCCCTGAGAGATAACGAGTCCTGGAAAATCCGAAACGCGAGGACCATGAGGGCGCAGGTCGGAGCGATACCCTTCGCCGTCAACGGGACGCCCTTAGCGGTCCCCTTCAACGTTGACGGCATCGCTCTTTCGCCGCCGGGACGTAACAGGCAACTTTATTACTGTCCGTTGTCGAGCTATCACCTCTATCGCGTACCGGTGGAGGTTCTGAGGAACCGTTCGTTCACGTCCATCGACAATTACGTCGTGGATCTGGGCGTCAAGAAATCGCAGGCCGACGGTATGATGATGTCGAACACCGGCGTTATCTATACGGGACTTTTGCAGGACGACGCCGTAGCTCGATGGAACACCAGGGACGGCTCGGAGTTTTCCGAAGCCCTCGAAATTTACGGTCAAGATCACACGACCATGCAGTGGCAGGACGGATTCGCTTTAGACGACTACGGCCGGCTGTGGTGCGTCACCAACGCCCTCCAGAGATTCGTCACTTTCACCCTCGATATCACCGAGATCAACTTCAGGCTCGTACGTCGCGATACTGGAACGAAAAGTTATCAATATTTGAGAAACGGTCGAGCCCCGAGACTCCCGGAAATCGCTCGATCTCGGAACGCCAAGTAAATTCGTCCGCCGAAGGGATTTACTCGACACACGTTTGACCcgctctgattttttttttttttttttttttctaaaggtCGTTGATTGCAGGTCAAGTTACATTTTACTCCGCGATGCAGAGGGAATCGTTAAAACGATTGATGCGTTCGTTTATCGCAGCCTCGACTGAAAGTTGATTGGATGACGTCGTCGTTCTACTCCATAGTTTGTTATATAAAATTTACGAGCATTATCGGGGCCATTT
Proteins encoded in this window:
- the LOC105685296 gene encoding major royal jelly protein 3-like; this translates as MVFQLVSSKTFGFAVLLHCSAVIFASAAPSFDTVFEWKYIDYDWPSPKARRDAVKSGQYIPENNVISGIKIWKDKAYLTTPRMRTGVPVSLSVISAAPENPRNAPELVPYPNWEMQTLGDCDAFQFVQAVEIDPRGRMWVLDNGRTNTMGLTPVAKCPPRLVILDLKNNGAVLRTHVFPKNVVAYLTVLLDDLVLDHRNGGMAFIADADSVDPGIVVYSLRDNESWKIRNARTMRAQVGAIPFAVNGTPLAVPFNVDGIALSPPGRNRQLYYCPLSSYHLYRVPVEVLRNRSFTSIDNYVVDLGVKKSQADGMMMSNTGVIYTGLLQDDAVARWNTRDGSEFSEALEIYGQDHTTMQWQDGFALDDYGRLWCVTNALQRFVTFTLDITEINFRLVRRDTGTKSYQYLRNGRAPRLPEIARSRNAK